A genomic window from Leptospira andrefontaineae includes:
- a CDS encoding SCO family protein: MFSSNHPRRFSKIAAALLLFLPFLSIQSFDTERELPAHAVPPELEGVGLEEKLGNHIDTNLSFVDEQGKQVRIGDYLKEGKPLLLTLVYYRCPTLCSLYLNEISTALKELNLEVGKEFNYVAVSFDPKEKPDLAKAKKEVYVKDYGRGDGSGWSFLTGNDPEIKALSSSLGFSYKWNPYNDQWVHVSVAYVITPEGQISRYLKGIPMDERTLRLSLVEAGNGKIGDLTDSVALFCFQFDPSKNRYTLYAFNIMRIGGFLTVVILAAFLFRFWKKQNSSSTV; the protein is encoded by the coding sequence TTGTTCTCCTCCAATCATCCGCGGCGATTTTCAAAAATAGCTGCGGCTCTTCTACTTTTTCTACCATTCTTATCTATTCAATCCTTCGATACCGAAAGAGAACTACCTGCACATGCAGTTCCTCCCGAACTCGAAGGTGTAGGTCTGGAAGAAAAATTAGGAAATCATATCGATACCAATTTATCTTTCGTAGATGAACAAGGAAAACAAGTTCGCATTGGCGATTATTTGAAAGAAGGAAAGCCTCTTCTTCTTACCTTAGTGTATTATCGATGTCCCACTCTTTGCAGTCTTTATCTGAATGAGATCTCAACTGCACTCAAAGAATTGAATTTAGAAGTAGGAAAAGAATTCAATTACGTAGCAGTTAGTTTTGATCCGAAAGAAAAGCCGGATCTAGCAAAAGCGAAAAAAGAAGTATATGTGAAAGACTATGGAAGAGGGGACGGTTCCGGCTGGAGTTTTTTAACCGGGAATGATCCTGAAATAAAGGCTTTGTCTTCCAGCTTGGGTTTTAGCTACAAATGGAATCCTTATAATGATCAATGGGTGCATGTTTCCGTAGCATATGTAATAACCCCTGAAGGACAAATTTCCAGATATTTAAAAGGGATCCCGATGGATGAAAGGACCCTGAGATTATCTCTCGTAGAGGCTGGAAACGGTAAAATCGGCGATTTGACTGACAGTGTTGCCCTTTTTTGCTTCCAATTTGATCCATCCAAAAATAGGTATACATTATACGCGTTCAATATCATGCGAATCGGTGGTTTTCTCACCGTCGTTATCCTTGCAGCGTTCTTATTCCGCTTTTGGAAGAAACAAAACTCGTCTAGTACAGTATAA
- the ctaD gene encoding cytochrome c oxidase subunit I has product MAHEQHNYLNHQKGIWSWLTTLDHKRIGIMYFVAIMSFFFLGGVFALLVRAELFTPGKTLFSADVYNRMMTYHGAIMVFMVIVPGIPAIFGNFVLPIMIGAKDVAFPRLNLMSWYMLMIGAAITGSTLFLENVDTGWTFYTPYSSIKTGLGVIPMVLGVFIIGFSSILTGLNFIVTTHKLRAPGMTMNRIPLMVWALYSTAILQVLATPVLAITLLLLIAEKTLGVGIFDPQLGGDPVLFQHFFWFYSHPAVYIMILPAMGVISELVATYSRKVIFGYTAIAYSSLAIAGVSFLVWGHHMFVSGQSEFAGVLFSFITMLVGVPTAIKLFNWIATMYKGSIRLDAPMLFAIGFMFLFTIGGLTGVYLASTGMDVHFHDTYFVVAHFHYVMVGGTLMALMGALIYWFPKVTGKIYSDLAGRISWVFIFTGFNVTFFPQFILGNMGMPRRYYDYLPTFTELNQMSTFGSWLIGTGFLVGLYGVFYALLKGKEAGNNPFGGKTLEWTTTSPPPHENFEKTPVLTGGPYEYR; this is encoded by the coding sequence ATGGCCCACGAGCAACATAATTACCTGAATCACCAAAAGGGGATTTGGTCCTGGCTTACGACCTTAGATCATAAGCGTATCGGGATCATGTACTTTGTCGCGATCATGAGCTTCTTCTTTTTAGGAGGAGTTTTCGCTCTATTAGTTCGCGCAGAATTATTCACACCTGGAAAAACCCTTTTTTCCGCAGACGTTTATAACAGAATGATGACCTACCATGGAGCCATTATGGTGTTCATGGTGATCGTTCCTGGTATTCCTGCAATTTTCGGAAACTTCGTTCTTCCGATCATGATAGGAGCAAAAGACGTAGCTTTCCCAAGATTGAACTTAATGAGCTGGTACATGCTGATGATCGGTGCTGCGATCACTGGTTCCACTCTGTTCTTGGAAAACGTAGATACCGGTTGGACTTTCTACACTCCATATTCTTCCATTAAAACTGGATTAGGAGTGATTCCGATGGTTCTTGGAGTATTCATTATTGGATTCTCCTCCATTCTAACTGGTTTGAACTTCATCGTTACCACTCATAAACTGAGAGCGCCTGGAATGACCATGAACAGAATTCCTCTAATGGTTTGGGCACTTTACTCAACTGCGATCTTGCAAGTATTGGCAACTCCAGTTCTTGCGATCACTCTGCTTCTTTTGATCGCAGAGAAAACTCTTGGAGTGGGGATTTTTGATCCTCAGTTGGGAGGAGATCCGGTTCTGTTCCAGCACTTCTTCTGGTTCTATTCTCACCCAGCAGTTTATATTATGATCCTTCCTGCGATGGGAGTGATCTCCGAGTTGGTTGCTACTTACTCTCGTAAAGTAATCTTCGGATATACTGCAATCGCTTACTCTTCCTTAGCGATCGCTGGGGTTTCCTTCTTAGTATGGGGACACCACATGTTCGTTTCCGGACAATCCGAGTTTGCGGGAGTTCTGTTCTCCTTCATCACAATGCTTGTAGGGGTTCCTACAGCGATCAAATTGTTCAACTGGATCGCTACCATGTATAAAGGAAGTATCCGCTTGGATGCTCCGATGCTTTTCGCGATCGGGTTCATGTTCTTATTCACCATCGGTGGTTTAACTGGAGTGTATCTGGCTTCTACCGGTATGGACGTTCACTTCCACGATACTTACTTCGTGGTGGCTCACTTCCATTATGTAATGGTTGGTGGAACTTTGATGGCTCTAATGGGAGCATTGATCTACTGGTTCCCTAAAGTTACCGGTAAAATCTATAGCGATCTAGCAGGAAGAATTTCCTGGGTATTTATCTTCACTGGATTTAACGTTACCTTCTTCCCTCAATTCATCTTGGGGAATATGGGAATGCCGCGTAGATACTATGATTATCTTCCTACATTCACCGAATTAAACCAAATGTCCACTTTCGGATCTTGGTTGATCGGAACAGGATTCTTGGTTGGCCTTTACGGAGTGTTCTATGCACTGCTGAAAGGAAAAGAAGCAGGAAACAATCCTTTCGGAGGAAAAACTCTGGAATGGACAACTACTTCTCCTCCACCACACGAAAACTTTGAAAAGACCCCAGTACTAACCGGAGGGCCATATGAGTACCGCTAA
- a CDS encoding COX15/CtaA family protein has product MIASTYSQFRKFSLFLVIYSVLIFLNLLYGPLVRATDSGLACPDWPFCFGKIFPDFDFNIFMEVGHRYYSGFLGIVLIAGTVWTAIVPELRKPFLGYFILGILLIASQVTLGGLTVLLSLDPATVNLHLLNAILFLLCIATAAFKAQYLENSTNSNEFLTKQSLLQKDQIPLLIGVLLIFFQIILGGRVSSNYAGLACLEFPTCNGEWIPSIPEPKIQIQVQHRLGAYLVAFYILLINLYGIFRGFSSKTKKYVRTAIILLLIQIGLGVVNVYAKLPKLVTAAHTGVAILLFLSMYAVWVQRASELSKSKVS; this is encoded by the coding sequence ATGATCGCTTCTACTTATTCTCAATTCAGAAAGTTTTCTCTCTTTCTGGTAATCTATTCAGTTTTAATTTTTCTAAATTTATTATATGGACCACTTGTCCGAGCTACTGACTCCGGACTCGCTTGTCCGGATTGGCCTTTTTGTTTCGGTAAAATTTTTCCTGACTTCGATTTTAATATTTTTATGGAAGTAGGACATAGATATTATTCCGGATTTTTAGGAATTGTTCTTATTGCGGGCACTGTTTGGACTGCAATCGTTCCGGAATTAAGAAAACCTTTCTTAGGTTATTTTATCTTAGGAATTTTACTTATCGCTTCTCAAGTTACTTTGGGAGGATTAACTGTTCTCCTATCTTTAGATCCTGCTACCGTTAATCTTCACTTATTAAATGCTATTTTATTTTTACTTTGTATTGCTACCGCGGCATTCAAAGCGCAGTACCTTGAAAATTCCACAAATTCAAATGAGTTTTTAACAAAACAAAGTTTATTGCAGAAGGACCAGATCCCTCTATTGATCGGAGTATTGTTGATCTTCTTCCAAATTATTTTAGGAGGAAGGGTAAGTTCGAATTACGCAGGGCTTGCTTGTTTAGAATTCCCTACTTGTAACGGAGAATGGATCCCTTCCATTCCGGAGCCTAAGATACAAATCCAGGTGCAACATAGATTGGGTGCCTATTTAGTGGCATTTTATATTCTTCTAATAAACCTTTATGGAATATTCAGAGGATTCTCATCGAAAACCAAAAAATACGTAAGGACTGCAATTATCCTTCTTCTCATACAGATAGGATTGGGAGTTGTGAACGTATACGCAAAACTTCCAAAACTTGTGACGGCTGCTCATACCGGAGTAGCTATTCTTCTTTTCTTGTCCATGTATGCAGTTTGGGTGCAGAGAGCTTCTGAACTTTCTAAGAGTAAGGTTTCTTAA
- the coxB gene encoding cytochrome c oxidase subunit II has protein sequence MNWFSLITATSFMPVPATKESGDVDNLYIFLLVSGLISFIILIGGMVIFIFKYRRKTEDQKSAYITHNTLAEFLWSFIPFVIMMIIFAWGWSVFHDLRRVGEKGDVEVHVTARQWAWTFKYANDIEINSPSDKKLLDDPDSTLLKPEIVVVPVGKTIRFILTSDDVLHSFYVPAFRNKMDAVPGRRTTFTFTPIEKGDFTVFCTEYCGTKHSNMMATIRVVDGEQFAAWQAEKIAANAGANNKGPAERGEALFKGSLGCSGCHSIDGSRIVGPSFKGLYGNKRDFADGSSVTADDAYIKQSILVPTAKIVAGFPPAMSSFQGRIKEDEIKDIIEFIKTLK, from the coding sequence ATGAACTGGTTCTCTCTTATTACGGCGACAAGCTTCATGCCGGTTCCAGCGACTAAAGAATCGGGAGATGTAGACAACCTCTATATCTTTCTTCTTGTTTCGGGCCTTATCTCTTTTATCATTCTCATTGGGGGAATGGTAATATTCATTTTCAAGTATAGAAGAAAAACTGAAGACCAGAAAAGTGCGTATATCACGCATAACACTCTTGCTGAGTTCCTTTGGTCCTTCATACCTTTCGTGATCATGATGATCATCTTCGCTTGGGGATGGAGTGTATTTCACGATCTTCGCAGAGTCGGAGAGAAAGGTGATGTTGAGGTTCACGTTACTGCTCGTCAGTGGGCTTGGACTTTCAAATACGCGAATGATATCGAGATCAATAGCCCTAGCGACAAAAAGTTGTTGGACGATCCGGACTCTACTCTTCTCAAACCTGAGATCGTAGTAGTTCCTGTTGGCAAAACCATTCGTTTTATTCTTACATCTGATGATGTTCTACATAGCTTCTATGTTCCTGCATTCAGGAACAAAATGGATGCGGTTCCTGGCAGAAGAACTACTTTCACTTTCACTCCGATCGAGAAAGGGGACTTCACAGTATTCTGTACTGAGTATTGCGGAACCAAACACTCCAATATGATGGCTACGATTCGTGTGGTGGACGGCGAACAATTCGCTGCTTGGCAGGCTGAAAAAATCGCTGCTAACGCCGGCGCTAACAACAAAGGACCTGCAGAAAGAGGAGAAGCTCTTTTTAAAGGAAGCCTTGGATGTAGCGGATGCCACTCCATCGATGGATCCAGGATTGTTGGACCATCCTTCAAAGGTCTTTATGGTAATAAGAGAGACTTCGCAGACGGATCTTCCGTGACTGCGGATGACGCTTATATCAAACAATCCATCCTTGTTCCAACAGCTAAGATCGTAGCTGGATTCCCTCCTGCAATGTCTTCCTTCCAAGGAAGAATCAAAGAGGACGAGATCAAGGACATCATCGAATTCATTAAGACGCTTAAATAG
- the amt gene encoding ammonium transporter, translated as MILEKSLLDILWVLVCSGLVLIMQGGFLVLESGLTRAKNSINVAIKNVADFGVATLLFYTFGFGLMFGVTWNGLIGTSLFAPVFPEGKAWPPTFFLFQLVFCGTSATIVSGAVAERLKFHSYLFATALISGVIYPIAGHWCWGGSLTDENHGWLAARGFHDFAGSTLVHSVGGWVSLSLLLIVGARIGRFPENEPPKTVTGSNLPMAMLGGILLWFGWMGFNGGSTLGFNEKVPGIILNTIISSGFSLMVAMLAAWLIKGFPEATAPLNGSLAGLVAITAGADCFTPVQSAIIGSIAGSFVLPAEKLLEKLKIDDAVGAIPVHLIGGIWGTIAVGIFGDLNLIGHNVTRSSLLLTQVLGILSVGGFAFGLSLLIFYLINKFFPLRVDGDEERMGLNISEHKATTELIDLFLAMDYQRKTGDLAVDVPVEPFTEVGQIAERYNLVLGTVRSTLADNEKARVEIADAYEKVRIEQDKAEKLLLNILPGSIAQELKSNTGLIADSYPNVSILFADIVGFTKISAVMKPESVVRILNEVFSHFDILAEKYGLEKIKTIGDSYMAVGGLPLPNEAHPLLVAHMAWDMKELLSKFKLKKMGTKLRMRIGINTGPVVAGVIGTKKFIYDIWGDAVNLASRMESHGVPGEIQVTESTAELIKTDFALTERGEIKVKGKGLVKTFLISHRLRSPEESFTDQGYSFSAT; from the coding sequence ATGATCTTAGAAAAGAGCTTATTAGATATACTTTGGGTCTTGGTATGTTCAGGACTGGTGCTAATCATGCAAGGCGGTTTCCTTGTATTAGAGTCTGGGCTTACTAGAGCCAAGAACTCAATTAACGTTGCTATTAAGAACGTGGCGGATTTCGGAGTTGCTACTCTTCTTTTTTATACATTCGGATTCGGACTTATGTTCGGGGTTACTTGGAATGGTCTTATAGGAACTTCTTTATTTGCTCCTGTATTTCCGGAAGGTAAGGCTTGGCCTCCGACCTTCTTCCTATTCCAATTGGTTTTCTGTGGAACTTCTGCAACGATAGTCTCCGGAGCAGTTGCAGAAAGATTAAAATTCCATTCTTATTTATTCGCTACCGCTCTTATCTCGGGAGTGATCTACCCAATCGCCGGTCATTGGTGTTGGGGAGGAAGTTTAACTGATGAGAATCACGGTTGGTTGGCAGCAAGAGGATTTCATGACTTCGCCGGTTCCACTTTGGTTCATAGTGTGGGTGGTTGGGTATCACTTTCACTTCTTCTTATCGTTGGAGCAAGGATAGGAAGATTTCCGGAAAACGAACCGCCTAAAACAGTAACTGGAAGTAACTTGCCTATGGCGATGTTAGGCGGAATTCTTCTTTGGTTCGGATGGATGGGATTCAATGGGGGAAGTACTCTAGGTTTTAACGAAAAAGTTCCAGGTATTATACTAAACACGATTATCTCTTCCGGATTCTCTCTGATGGTTGCGATGTTAGCAGCTTGGTTGATCAAAGGATTTCCGGAAGCGACTGCTCCTTTGAATGGATCCTTGGCCGGATTAGTTGCTATCACTGCAGGCGCGGATTGTTTCACTCCAGTTCAATCGGCGATCATAGGTAGTATTGCGGGCTCCTTCGTTCTTCCTGCGGAAAAACTCTTAGAAAAATTGAAGATAGATGATGCGGTTGGAGCGATTCCTGTCCACTTGATCGGAGGAATTTGGGGAACAATTGCAGTCGGAATTTTCGGCGATTTGAATTTGATCGGTCATAATGTTACTAGATCTTCTCTTCTTCTTACCCAGGTCTTGGGAATCCTTTCTGTGGGCGGATTTGCATTCGGACTTTCATTACTGATCTTCTATCTGATTAATAAGTTTTTCCCTCTCAGGGTGGATGGGGATGAAGAAAGAATGGGACTGAATATCTCGGAACATAAGGCAACTACGGAGCTGATCGATCTATTTTTAGCAATGGATTACCAGAGAAAGACCGGGGACTTGGCTGTAGATGTTCCAGTAGAACCATTCACTGAAGTGGGTCAGATCGCAGAGCGTTACAATTTGGTTCTCGGAACAGTACGTTCTACGCTTGCAGACAATGAAAAAGCTAGAGTAGAGATTGCGGATGCTTATGAAAAAGTCAGGATCGAACAGGATAAGGCGGAAAAATTACTGCTGAACATTCTGCCTGGCTCTATAGCTCAAGAATTGAAGTCAAACACCGGGCTCATCGCAGATAGTTATCCGAATGTTTCTATTCTTTTTGCAGATATCGTTGGTTTCACTAAAATTTCTGCGGTGATGAAGCCTGAGTCCGTAGTACGCATCTTAAACGAAGTATTCTCCCATTTCGATATTCTGGCAGAAAAGTACGGTTTGGAGAAGATCAAGACCATTGGAGACTCTTATATGGCGGTGGGAGGCCTTCCTTTACCGAATGAGGCGCATCCTTTGCTTGTAGCTCATATGGCATGGGACATGAAGGAACTTCTTTCAAAATTCAAACTCAAGAAAATGGGTACTAAACTGCGTATGAGGATAGGAATTAATACTGGTCCAGTAGTCGCAGGAGTCATCGGAACTAAAAAATTCATCTATGATATCTGGGGAGATGCAGTAAATCTTGCTAGTCGTATGGAATCTCATGGTGTTCCGGGAGAAATTCAGGTCACAGAGTCCACTGCAGAACTAATTAAAACCGATTTTGCGTTAACAGAAAGAGGAGAGATCAAGGTGAAAGGAAAAGGTTTAGTCAAAACCTTCTTAATTAGCCATCGACTACGTTCTCCTGAAGAGAGTTTTACCGATCAAGGATACTCATTCAGCGCAACTTAA
- a CDS encoding metal-dependent hydrolase gives MATIFTHPAVPISLFFFFGKKKVPVLLAVFGIFFSILPDFDVVAFKFGIPYESDWGHRGFTHSIVFALIMSCIVAFFRTKLKAGWLTIFLFLFVSAISHGILDAMTTGGLGVGFFIPWSSERIFFEYRPIRVSPIGPRNFFTERGWIVIQSELLYVWVPAVFVSGTGILIRRFFYKGSSLNH, from the coding sequence ATGGCCACAATATTCACCCATCCAGCAGTTCCAATCTCGCTCTTCTTCTTTTTTGGAAAAAAGAAAGTTCCTGTATTACTTGCAGTTTTTGGAATATTTTTCTCTATTCTTCCTGATTTTGATGTTGTCGCTTTTAAATTTGGGATTCCATACGAAAGCGATTGGGGGCACAGAGGATTTACTCATTCCATTGTGTTTGCTTTGATAATGTCCTGCATTGTTGCATTCTTCAGGACAAAACTAAAGGCAGGTTGGCTTACTATCTTTTTATTCCTTTTCGTGTCTGCGATATCTCATGGAATATTGGATGCCATGACTACAGGCGGTTTAGGAGTTGGATTCTTTATTCCTTGGAGTTCTGAAAGGATCTTTTTTGAATATAGACCGATCCGAGTTTCCCCTATAGGTCCAAGGAATTTTTTTACGGAAAGAGGTTGGATTGTGATCCAATCAGAACTTTTGTATGTTTGGGTCCCGGCTGTTTTTGTTTCCGGGACCGGTATTTTGATTAGAAGGTTTTTCTATAAAGGTAGTTCACTGAACCACTAA
- a CDS encoding M48 family metallopeptidase, whose protein sequence is MIDLSNSVRPYVLKLLVVLGLVSFSGSPIFSQNKPGEFDSELYAQLVRQSNVQFTNLIKSKTVLADHKGWKKPIDKAFGKLSKNSGNPPFPLVYKIVKEASFNAFAMAGGQFCIHSGALDSLDDIIKQKEADAAQKLDFHRERYIAGVLSHELAHFYNRHVFNSVKKFYALKDEPSGKAFLENSKFSQEQELDADQTGLFLLDKAGYGGDFMLITLQTLNEVEQSYKEALASSKADKTRPELIGSHYFSSHPSPNERLSRLNTDKQELYSFLAKMEKTFDDIQLGRNLDGARSNLEDGLKKFPENTYLSKALAVCMHKIWMATASNEELKLKPVLDMPSFRDTMVFPPDKSKRAVMRIVPGNEAAYNRALKAYREVIVKTDDPYFLSNYAVLLSYSADEKDLDVAVSVANKAFQAEGTVALANNLGVVLFWTDKREEAKELFNRLALSIDQKIRTLANQSGNNPQIAQYLRTIGQSTAQKQQVDPDYIYENFTPILNIALVESYSAVDPKSKGLASYYLTNYDSTSGWAKVLAKIHTIELTAPTPANEVNAFKVGGVGPGDKLEDLLKNWGKPTRIKTDKKSGLEYFEYDNKETAFILDMGTVVQVNVVGDNSPGLGQGITVGSSKPAAEKLLGSKFRKQGEYHDYYEKGKAFVKYNKHGKIDLLVVQ, encoded by the coding sequence ATGATCGATCTTTCGAATTCGGTTCGCCCTTATGTCCTGAAATTATTGGTGGTTTTAGGCTTAGTATCTTTTTCGGGCTCTCCAATTTTTTCTCAAAACAAACCGGGAGAATTCGACTCGGAATTGTATGCGCAGCTAGTAAGACAAAGTAATGTGCAGTTCACAAATTTGATCAAATCCAAGACCGTACTTGCAGATCATAAAGGTTGGAAGAAACCGATAGACAAAGCATTCGGTAAACTTTCTAAAAATTCCGGAAATCCTCCCTTTCCTCTAGTTTATAAAATTGTAAAGGAGGCAAGTTTCAACGCATTTGCAATGGCAGGTGGACAATTCTGCATTCATTCAGGCGCATTGGATTCTCTCGATGATATTATCAAACAAAAAGAAGCGGATGCAGCGCAGAAACTGGACTTCCATCGAGAAAGATATATCGCAGGAGTATTATCCCACGAGTTAGCTCATTTTTATAACAGACATGTTTTCAATAGTGTGAAAAAGTTTTATGCATTGAAAGATGAGCCCTCCGGAAAAGCATTTTTAGAAAATAGTAAATTTTCACAAGAGCAAGAGCTGGATGCGGACCAAACAGGTTTATTCTTATTGGATAAGGCTGGTTACGGTGGTGACTTTATGCTTATCACCCTTCAAACTTTAAATGAAGTAGAACAATCTTATAAAGAAGCATTAGCTTCTTCTAAAGCTGATAAAACTAGACCTGAGCTGATAGGTTCTCATTATTTCTCCAGCCACCCTTCTCCGAATGAAAGATTGTCCAGACTCAATACGGATAAACAAGAACTATATAGCTTCTTGGCTAAGATGGAAAAAACTTTCGATGATATCCAGCTTGGAAGAAATTTAGATGGAGCAAGATCCAATCTAGAAGACGGACTTAAAAAGTTCCCGGAGAACACTTACTTAAGTAAAGCTCTCGCAGTTTGTATGCACAAGATCTGGATGGCAACCGCTTCTAATGAAGAATTAAAATTAAAACCCGTATTGGACATGCCTTCTTTTAGAGATACAATGGTGTTTCCCCCGGATAAAAGTAAACGTGCAGTTATGAGGATTGTTCCAGGGAATGAGGCGGCTTATAATCGTGCACTTAAAGCGTACAGAGAAGTGATCGTAAAAACGGATGATCCGTATTTTCTCTCTAACTACGCCGTATTACTTTCTTATTCTGCAGACGAAAAAGATCTAGATGTAGCGGTTAGCGTTGCCAACAAAGCTTTCCAAGCAGAAGGAACCGTTGCATTAGCAAATAATTTAGGAGTAGTTCTATTTTGGACGGACAAGAGAGAAGAAGCAAAAGAACTTTTCAATCGCCTCGCGCTTTCCATTGATCAAAAGATCAGAACTCTTGCAAATCAAAGTGGAAACAATCCTCAGATCGCTCAATATCTAAGGACTATCGGTCAGTCCACAGCTCAAAAACAACAGGTGGATCCGGATTATATTTATGAGAACTTCACACCGATCTTAAATATTGCATTGGTTGAATCTTATTCCGCTGTAGATCCAAAATCAAAAGGGCTCGCAAGCTATTATTTGACTAATTACGATTCTACTTCCGGTTGGGCAAAGGTATTAGCAAAGATCCATACAATTGAACTGACTGCCCCCACTCCTGCAAACGAAGTGAATGCTTTCAAAGTTGGTGGAGTTGGTCCCGGTGATAAGTTAGAGGATCTTCTGAAAAACTGGGGAAAACCTACACGTATCAAAACGGATAAAAAAAGCGGTTTGGAATATTTCGAATACGATAACAAAGAGACTGCGTTTATCTTAGATATGGGAACCGTAGTGCAAGTGAATGTAGTCGGAGATAATAGCCCGGGATTAGGACAAGGAATTACAGTTGGATCTTCTAAGCCAGCTGCAGAAAAACTTTTAGGCTCTAAATTCAGAAAACAAGGTGAATATCACGACTACTACGAAAAAGGAAAAGCTTTCGTGAAATATAATAAACACGGAAAGATAGATCTTTTAGTGGTTCAGTGA
- the cyoE gene encoding heme o synthase, translated as MNSFLSDWNQMIKPRVSSLVLATAVPGLYLGGPAAPSTLLVFMTMLGTFLMSSASFIFNQIIEIDRDSKMKRTANRPLPAGRISIAQAWIVGFAMTFVAFGILYYFANLLTALCAFAALLAYVFLYTILLKPRTHQNIVIGGVAGCVGPLIGYAAVSNSLPLPAWILFLMIFLWTPAHFWALAIFLKEDYSDANFPMLPVVKGVKETGRSILFYTVLYVGSVIAFYWAEPSMGWLYMISSVALSISILYLSVKLFQNPEPKFARGFFFFSILHLFLINILILIDHSIAA; from the coding sequence ATGAATAGTTTTCTTTCAGACTGGAACCAAATGATCAAGCCAAGGGTAAGCTCCTTAGTTTTGGCGACCGCTGTGCCTGGTTTATATCTTGGTGGTCCTGCTGCACCTAGCACACTTCTGGTATTCATGACGATGCTTGGGACTTTTTTAATGTCTTCTGCATCTTTTATATTCAACCAGATCATAGAAATAGATAGAGATTCTAAAATGAAACGGACTGCAAATCGTCCGCTTCCTGCAGGAAGGATCAGCATTGCCCAGGCCTGGATCGTTGGATTTGCAATGACTTTTGTTGCATTCGGGATCTTATACTATTTTGCGAATTTGCTAACTGCGCTATGTGCATTTGCCGCACTTCTCGCTTATGTTTTTCTTTATACCATTTTATTAAAACCAAGAACACACCAGAATATTGTAATAGGTGGAGTGGCAGGTTGTGTAGGACCTTTGATCGGTTATGCGGCCGTAAGTAATTCTTTACCTTTGCCTGCTTGGATATTATTCCTAATGATCTTCCTCTGGACCCCGGCTCACTTCTGGGCGCTTGCAATCTTCTTAAAAGAAGATTATAGCGACGCGAATTTTCCTATGCTGCCAGTAGTAAAAGGTGTGAAAGAAACCGGACGTTCTATATTATTTTACACAGTTTTGTATGTGGGATCTGTGATCGCATTCTATTGGGCAGAACCTTCCATGGGTTGGTTGTATATGATCTCTTCCGTGGCGCTGAGTATCTCTATACTTTATCTTTCCGTAAAATTATTCCAGAATCCCGAGCCAAAATTCGCGAGAGGATTTTTCTTCTTTAGCATTCTACACTTGTTTTTAATCAATATTTTAATTCTAATCGATCATTCAATCGCTGCCTGA